In one Candidatus Obscuribacterales bacterium genomic region, the following are encoded:
- a CDS encoding tetratricopeptide repeat protein, whose translation MTNNSDAHTWFSQGNTLYKIHRYEGAIAKFDKYLKTCPDNHEAWSRRGYALSKMGAFVEAVASFDQAIRYCSSYALAWHGRGLAQTRMEQFEEAITSFDQAITHSPDDYKIWYNKGHALMGLYRYKEAMVCFEKTVELRPDNYRAWYNRAVSLVSLRRYGDALTSLDTALTIKQTCYYAWNQRGTVLAKLNRHEEAIASFDNSLKCMNNNPQAWYGKASSFASLDDAAHALKCLKRAIILSPNLYKVMAKTDSNFDPVRNTATFQMLMQTMG comes from the coding sequence ATGACTAATAATAGTGACGCCCATACCTGGTTTAGCCAGGGCAACACATTGTACAAAATTCATCGCTATGAAGGGGCGATCGCTAAGTTTGATAAATATCTGAAAACCTGCCCAGATAACCATGAAGCTTGGAGCCGACGGGGCTATGCGCTGTCTAAAATGGGGGCATTTGTAGAAGCCGTCGCTAGCTTTGATCAGGCGATTCGCTATTGTTCGTCCTACGCGCTAGCCTGGCATGGCCGCGGGTTGGCCCAAACGCGCATGGAGCAGTTTGAAGAAGCGATCACCAGTTTCGACCAAGCCATTACCCACAGTCCCGATGACTACAAGATTTGGTACAACAAGGGCCATGCTCTGATGGGGCTCTATCGCTATAAAGAGGCGATGGTGTGCTTTGAGAAAACCGTGGAGCTCCGCCCTGATAACTACCGGGCCTGGTACAACCGGGCTGTTTCGCTGGTGTCGCTGCGGCGCTATGGCGATGCGCTCACCAGTCTCGACACCGCTCTGACCATTAAACAAACCTGCTACTACGCATGGAATCAGCGGGGGACGGTGCTGGCTAAGCTCAATCGCCATGAGGAAGCGATCGCTAGCTTTGATAATTCCCTCAAATGCATGAACAACAATCCTCAAGCTTGGTATGGCAAGGCGTCATCCTTCGCCAGCCTCGATGATGCTGCCCACGCCCTCAAATGCCTGAAGCGGGCTATTATCCTCAGCCCCAATCTATATAAGGTGATGGCGAAAACCGACTCTAATTTTGATCCGGTACGCAACACCGCTACCTTTCAAATGCTCATGCAAACCATGGGGTGA